In the Streptomyces fradiae ATCC 10745 = DSM 40063 genome, one interval contains:
- a CDS encoding suppressor of fused domain protein — protein sequence MEKVLALVEARLRTALGEPDARASVTFLGTDRIEVLRFTGTENGEDRPVVRYATLGMSAQPMSDPTDLVADPVRGPRAELLLTVRAGLADTDKALRPLAVLAASPQVEGVVVAPGASLDTGEPLWPGAPFTSVLVAEPGGLVPDLELDGGMDPVRFLPLLPMTPNEAAWKRVHGAQALEERWLAAATDLRDPRRASVRLD from the coding sequence ATGGAAAAAGTTCTCGCGCTGGTCGAGGCGCGGCTCCGTACGGCGCTCGGCGAGCCGGACGCGCGGGCTTCCGTCACGTTCCTCGGGACCGACCGCATCGAGGTGCTGCGCTTCACCGGCACCGAGAACGGCGAGGACCGCCCGGTCGTCCGCTACGCCACGCTCGGCATGTCGGCGCAGCCCATGAGCGACCCGACGGACCTGGTCGCCGACCCGGTGCGCGGCCCGCGCGCGGAGCTGCTCCTCACCGTGCGGGCGGGGCTCGCGGACACCGACAAGGCGCTCAGGCCGCTCGCCGTGCTGGCCGCGTCGCCGCAGGTGGAGGGGGTCGTCGTGGCGCCCGGCGCGTCCCTGGACACCGGCGAGCCGCTGTGGCCGGGCGCGCCCTTCACCTCCGTGCTGGTCGCGGAGCCGGGCGGGCTGGTGCCGGACCTGGAGCTGGACGGCGGGATGGACCCCGTACGGTTCCTGCCGCTGCTGCCGATGACGCCGAACGAGGCGGCGTGGAAGCGCGTGCACGGGGCGCAGGCCCTGGAGGAGCGCTGGCTGGCCGCCGCGACCGACCTGCGCGACCCCCGGCGCGCGTCGGTCCGCCTGGACTGA
- a CDS encoding DUF6758 family protein, with product MRGEPTCPKCGGRVRAPGLFSDRWQCGAHGAVYPLQPVVPPSLEALRVAVNRARVPVWMPWPLPVGWLYTGVAYAGDDRSGGRATAVACSGPGPLGGAGELLLVAEELGVGLGARYAGLDGPDPGPRLRVDDAPHGKVLAGGRLTPLWQVSGVPEGRAVFAGEARGLWLWAIAWPEDSGLLLYDELVLTDLREAGPEMDMVPCGALSPRLLS from the coding sequence ATGAGGGGCGAACCCACTTGCCCGAAGTGCGGAGGCCGGGTCCGGGCGCCCGGACTCTTCTCCGACCGCTGGCAGTGCGGGGCGCACGGGGCGGTGTACCCGCTGCAGCCCGTGGTGCCGCCCAGCCTGGAGGCCCTGCGCGTCGCCGTGAACCGGGCGCGGGTCCCCGTCTGGATGCCCTGGCCGCTGCCGGTCGGCTGGCTGTACACGGGCGTCGCGTACGCCGGTGACGACCGCAGCGGCGGCCGCGCCACCGCCGTCGCCTGCTCGGGCCCCGGACCGCTCGGCGGCGCGGGCGAGCTGCTGCTGGTCGCCGAGGAGCTGGGCGTGGGCCTCGGCGCGCGGTACGCCGGGCTGGACGGCCCCGATCCCGGGCCCCGCCTGCGCGTCGACGACGCCCCGCACGGCAAGGTCCTGGCCGGCGGCCGGCTGACCCCACTGTGGCAGGTGTCCGGCGTCCCCGAGGGGCGGGCCGTCTTCGCGGGCGAGGCGCGCGGCCTGTGGCTGTGGGCCATCGCCTGGCCCGAGGACTCGGGGCTGCTGCTCTACGACGAGCTGGTCCTCACGGACCTCCGCGAGGCCGGCCCGGAGATGGACATGGTCCCCTGCGGCGCCCTCTCCCCGCGCCTGCTCTCCTGA
- a CDS encoding MarC family protein codes for MFDVAVFGSLFLTLFVIMDPPGITPIFLALTSGRATKVQRRMAWQAVGVALGVITVFGILGQQILAYLHVSVPALMIAGGLLLLLIALDLLTGKTDEPKQTKDVNVALVPLGMPLLAGPGAIVSVILAVQHAEGVSGQVSVWAAIVAMHVVLWLTLRYSLVIIRVIKDGGVVLVTRLAGMMLSAIAVQQIINGVTQTIQGAA; via the coding sequence GTGTTCGACGTCGCCGTCTTCGGCTCCCTGTTCCTGACCCTCTTCGTCATCATGGATCCCCCCGGGATCACCCCGATCTTCCTCGCCCTCACCTCCGGGCGGGCCACCAAGGTGCAGCGCCGCATGGCCTGGCAGGCCGTCGGCGTCGCCCTCGGCGTGATCACCGTCTTCGGCATCCTCGGCCAGCAGATCCTGGCCTACCTGCACGTCTCCGTCCCCGCGCTGATGATCGCGGGCGGTCTGCTCCTGCTGCTCATCGCGCTGGACCTGCTCACCGGCAAGACCGACGAGCCCAAGCAGACCAAGGACGTGAACGTCGCCCTCGTCCCGCTCGGCATGCCGCTGCTCGCCGGGCCCGGCGCGATCGTCTCCGTGATCCTCGCCGTCCAGCACGCCGAGGGCGTGAGCGGCCAGGTGTCGGTCTGGGCCGCGATCGTCGCCATGCACGTGGTGCTGTGGCTGACCCTGCGCTACTCGCTGGTGATCATCCGCGTCATCAAGGACGGCGGTGTGGTCCTGGTGACCCGGCTCGCCGGCATGATGCTCTCCGCCATCGCCGTGCAGCAGATCATCAACGGCGTCACGCAGACCATCCAGGGCGCCGCCTGA
- a CDS encoding alpha/beta fold hydrolase, whose protein sequence is MSRPPTFVPPPCAQARPLRTARGPFAVLDAAPAGPVRGTALLLPGYTGSKEDFIALLEPLTGAGYRVVAVDGRGQYETSGPSDQESYARHELALDVLAQAEAVADGRPVHLLGHSLGGQIARAAVLEDPAPFRTLTLMSSGPAEVAPDQQRRIRMLGEALGAMDMGRVWEAMRALDPPEDAGDPLRGDRDDLRRRWLLHNPAQLLATGHQLRTEPDRVDELAALDPPLPVHVLSGERDDTWPVPVLDAMAGRLGARRTRIEGAEHSPNTDRPAETAAAVAAFWDDHPVDGPQDGPAGASRPAAQAVQKRD, encoded by the coding sequence ATGAGCAGGCCGCCCACCTTCGTACCGCCCCCCTGTGCCCAGGCCCGCCCGCTGCGCACCGCGCGGGGGCCGTTCGCCGTCCTCGACGCCGCCCCGGCCGGGCCGGTCAGGGGTACCGCCCTGCTGCTGCCCGGCTACACCGGCAGCAAGGAGGACTTCATCGCCCTGCTGGAGCCCCTCACGGGCGCCGGGTACCGGGTCGTCGCCGTCGACGGGCGCGGCCAGTACGAGACGTCCGGGCCGAGCGACCAGGAGTCGTACGCCCGGCACGAGCTGGCCCTCGACGTGCTGGCGCAGGCCGAGGCCGTCGCGGACGGGCGGCCGGTGCATCTGCTGGGCCACTCGCTGGGCGGGCAGATCGCGCGGGCGGCCGTGCTGGAGGACCCGGCGCCGTTCCGTACGCTCACGCTCATGTCGTCCGGGCCCGCCGAGGTCGCCCCGGACCAGCAGCGGAGGATCCGGATGCTGGGCGAGGCGCTGGGCGCCATGGACATGGGCCGGGTGTGGGAGGCGATGCGCGCCCTGGACCCGCCGGAGGACGCCGGGGACCCCCTGCGCGGCGACCGCGACGACCTGCGGCGCCGCTGGCTGCTCCACAACCCGGCGCAGCTCCTGGCGACGGGGCACCAGCTGCGCACGGAGCCGGACCGCGTGGACGAGCTGGCCGCACTGGACCCGCCGCTGCCCGTGCACGTCCTGTCGGGCGAGCGGGACGACACCTGGCCGGTTCCGGTGCTGGACGCGATGGCCGGGCGGCTGGGCGCGCGCCGTACGCGGATCGAGGGCGCCGAGCACTCCCCCAACACCGACCGTCCCGCCGAGACGGCGGCGGCGGTCGCGGCGTTCTGGGACGACCACCCGGTGGACGGTCCGCAGGACGGCCCGGCGGGCGCGTCCCGGCCGGCGGCGCAGGCGGTTCAGAAGCGCGACTGA
- a CDS encoding Mrp/NBP35 family ATP-binding protein has product MTTEDAVREALATVNDPEINRPITELGMVKSVAIGADGAVAVEVYLTVSGCPMRETITRNVSEAVARVEGVTRVDVTLDVMSDEQRKELAAALRGTTAEREVPFAKPGSLTRVYAVASGKGGVGKSSVTVNLAAAMAADGLKVGVVDADIYGHSVPRMLGADGRPTQVENMIMPPSANGVKVISIGMFTPGNAPVVWRGPMLHRALQQFLADVYWGDLDVLLLDLPPGTGDIAISVAQLVPNAEILVVTTPQQAAAEVAERAGSIAVQTHQKIVGVVENMSGLPCPHCDEMVDVFGTGGGQKVADGLTRTTGATVPVLGSIPIDVRLREGGDEGRPVVLSDPESPAGAALRAIAGKLGGRQRGLSGMSLGITPRNKF; this is encoded by the coding sequence ATGACGACGGAAGACGCGGTGCGCGAGGCACTGGCGACGGTGAACGACCCCGAGATCAACCGACCGATCACGGAACTCGGCATGGTCAAGTCGGTCGCGATCGGCGCGGACGGCGCGGTCGCGGTCGAGGTGTACCTGACGGTCTCCGGCTGCCCCATGCGCGAGACGATCACGAGGAACGTGAGCGAGGCGGTCGCCCGCGTCGAGGGCGTCACCCGCGTCGACGTGACGCTGGACGTGATGAGCGACGAGCAGCGCAAGGAGCTGGCGGCGGCGCTGCGCGGCACGACCGCCGAGCGGGAGGTGCCCTTCGCCAAGCCGGGCTCGCTGACCCGGGTGTACGCGGTGGCGTCCGGCAAGGGCGGCGTCGGCAAGTCGTCGGTGACGGTGAACCTGGCCGCCGCGATGGCCGCGGACGGGCTGAAGGTCGGCGTCGTGGACGCCGACATCTACGGCCACAGCGTGCCCCGCATGCTGGGCGCCGACGGGCGTCCCACCCAGGTCGAGAACATGATCATGCCGCCGTCCGCGAACGGTGTGAAGGTCATCTCCATCGGCATGTTCACGCCGGGCAACGCCCCGGTCGTGTGGCGCGGCCCGATGCTGCACCGCGCGCTCCAGCAGTTCCTGGCGGACGTGTACTGGGGCGACCTGGACGTGCTGCTGCTCGACCTGCCGCCGGGCACGGGCGACATCGCGATCTCCGTGGCGCAGCTCGTGCCGAACGCCGAGATCCTGGTGGTCACCACGCCGCAGCAGGCGGCGGCCGAGGTGGCGGAGCGGGCCGGCTCGATCGCCGTGCAGACGCATCAGAAGATCGTCGGCGTGGTGGAGAACATGTCGGGCCTGCCGTGCCCGCACTGCGACGAGATGGTCGACGTGTTCGGCACGGGCGGCGGCCAGAAGGTCGCGGACGGGCTGACCCGTACCACGGGCGCGACGGTCCCGGTCCTCGGCTCGATCCCGATCGACGTGCGGCTGCGCGAGGGCGGCGACGAGGGCAGGCCGGTCGTGCTGTCCGACCCGGAGTCGCCGGCGGGCGCGGCGCTGCGCGCCATCGCGGGCAAGCTCGGCGGCCGCCAGCGCGGGCTGTCGGGCATGTCGCTGGGCATCACCCCGCGCAACAAGTTCTGA
- a CDS encoding PHP domain-containing protein, which produces MRIDLHTHSTASDGTDTPADLVRAAAAAGLDVVALTDHDTTRGHAEALAALPRGLTLVTGAELSCRIDGIGVHMLAYLFDPDEPELARERELVRDDRVPRARAMVGKLRELGVPVTWERVAAIAGDGSVGRPHVAQALVELGVVPDVSGAFTPDWLADGGRAYVEKHELDPFTAVRLVKAAGGVTVFAHPGAAKRGRTVPDSVIADLAASGLDGIEVDHMDHDGPARARLRGLAADLGLLTTGSSDYHGSRKTCRLGDFTTDPEVYGEITRRATGAFPVPGTGGRP; this is translated from the coding sequence GTGCGCATCGACCTGCACACCCACTCCACGGCCTCGGACGGTACGGACACCCCCGCCGACCTGGTGCGCGCCGCCGCGGCGGCCGGGCTGGACGTGGTGGCGCTGACCGACCACGACACGACGCGCGGCCACGCCGAGGCGCTGGCCGCGCTGCCCCGGGGACTGACGCTCGTCACGGGCGCCGAGCTGTCGTGCCGGATCGACGGGATCGGCGTCCACATGCTGGCGTACCTCTTCGACCCGGACGAGCCCGAGCTGGCGCGGGAGCGCGAGCTGGTGCGCGACGACCGGGTGCCGCGCGCCCGCGCGATGGTCGGCAAGCTCCGGGAGCTGGGCGTGCCGGTCACCTGGGAGCGGGTCGCCGCCATCGCGGGCGACGGCTCCGTGGGCCGCCCGCACGTCGCGCAGGCCCTCGTCGAGCTGGGCGTGGTACCGGACGTGTCCGGCGCCTTCACGCCCGACTGGCTGGCCGACGGCGGACGCGCGTACGTCGAGAAGCACGAGCTGGACCCCTTCACGGCCGTCCGCCTGGTCAAGGCGGCCGGCGGAGTGACCGTCTTCGCGCACCCCGGCGCCGCCAAGCGCGGCCGCACGGTGCCCGACTCCGTGATCGCCGACCTCGCGGCGTCCGGGCTCGACGGCATCGAGGTCGACCACATGGACCACGACGGGCCGGCCCGCGCCCGGCTGCGCGGCCTCGCCGCCGACCTCGGGCTGCTCACCACCGGCTCCAGCGACTACCACGGCAGCCGCAAGACCTGCCGGCTCGGCGACTTCACCACCGACCCGGAGGTCTACGGCGAGATCACCCGCCGTGCGACCGGTGCGTTCCCCGTGCCGGGCACGGGCGGACGCCCGTAA
- a CDS encoding DUF1003 domain-containing protein encodes MGPERIPERGSGRDRAGGRTERTGGRERAGGRDRSAPRTRLDQPLDQPRVRRPRLLPEYDPEAFGRLSERIARFLGTGRFIVWMTVAIITWLTWNVAMPDRLRFDPYPFIFLTLMLSLQASYAAPLILLAQNRQDDRDRVNLEQDRAQNERSIADTEYLTREIAALRMGLGEVATRDWIRSELEDLVRELEERGSVLPPSAAQGRDEGDR; translated from the coding sequence ATGGGGCCTGAGCGCATCCCGGAGCGGGGCTCCGGACGCGACCGCGCGGGTGGCCGCACCGAGCGCACGGGCGGGCGGGAGCGGGCCGGCGGGCGGGACCGGAGCGCGCCGCGCACCCGGCTGGACCAGCCGCTGGACCAGCCCCGGGTGCGGCGGCCGAGACTGCTGCCGGAGTACGACCCGGAGGCCTTCGGGCGGCTGTCGGAGCGGATCGCCCGGTTCCTGGGGACCGGCCGCTTCATCGTGTGGATGACGGTGGCCATCATCACGTGGCTGACCTGGAACGTGGCCATGCCGGACCGGCTGCGGTTCGACCCGTACCCGTTCATCTTCCTGACCCTGATGCTGTCGCTCCAGGCGTCGTACGCGGCGCCGCTGATCCTGCTGGCGCAGAACCGGCAGGACGACCGGGACCGGGTCAACCTGGAGCAGGACCGGGCACAGAACGAGCGGTCGATCGCCGACACGGAGTACCTGACGCGGGAGATCGCCGCGCTGCGGATGGGGCTCGGCGAGGTCGCGACCCGCGACTGGATCCGCTCCGAGCTGGAGGACCTCGTGCGGGAGCTGGAGGAGCGCGGCTCGGTGCTGCCGCCGTCCGCCGCGCAGGGACGTGACGAAGGCGACCGCTGA
- a CDS encoding magnesium and cobalt transport protein CorA: MSMIRDLRAVVRPSLRKRSASPYQPYNAYDPTRDPSASTAVVDCAVYRDGRRMEGEGCLTPREAMRRVREGGGFAWIGLHEPTEAEFAGIAAEFGLHPLAVEDAVHAHQRPKLERYDDTLFTVFKTIHYVDHAELTATSEVVETGELMCFTGRDFVITVRHGGQGSLRNLRHRLEADPELLAKGPSAVLHAIADHVVDGYIAVADAVEIDIDQIEIDVFSPPAKGGTRGTDTGRIYQLKREVLEFKRAVTPLARPLQLLSERPMRLVDPDIQKYFRDVADHLARVQEQVVGFDELLNSILQANLAQATVAQNEDMRKITSWAAIIAVPTAVCGVYGMNFAYMPELQWKYGYPMVLTAIIGACFVIHRTLKRNGWL; the protein is encoded by the coding sequence ATGTCGATGATCCGTGACCTGCGCGCCGTCGTACGCCCGTCGCTGCGCAAGCGCAGCGCCTCGCCGTACCAGCCGTACAACGCCTACGACCCGACCCGCGACCCGTCCGCCTCCACCGCCGTGGTGGACTGCGCCGTGTACCGCGACGGGCGGCGGATGGAGGGAGAGGGCTGCCTGACGCCGCGTGAGGCGATGCGGCGGGTCCGGGAGGGCGGCGGCTTCGCGTGGATCGGGCTGCACGAGCCGACGGAGGCCGAGTTCGCGGGGATCGCCGCGGAGTTCGGGCTGCACCCGCTGGCCGTGGAGGACGCGGTCCACGCCCACCAGCGGCCGAAGCTGGAGCGGTACGACGACACGCTGTTCACGGTCTTCAAGACGATCCACTACGTGGACCACGCGGAGCTGACCGCGACGAGCGAGGTCGTGGAGACCGGTGAGCTGATGTGCTTCACCGGCCGGGACTTCGTCATCACCGTCCGGCACGGCGGCCAGGGTTCGCTGCGCAATCTGCGCCACCGCCTGGAGGCGGACCCGGAGCTGCTGGCGAAGGGCCCGTCGGCGGTCCTGCACGCCATCGCCGACCACGTCGTGGACGGGTACATCGCGGTGGCGGACGCCGTGGAGATCGACATCGACCAGATCGAGATCGACGTGTTCTCGCCGCCGGCGAAGGGCGGCACGCGCGGTACGGACACCGGGCGCATCTACCAGCTGAAGCGGGAGGTGCTGGAGTTCAAGCGGGCCGTGACGCCGCTGGCCCGGCCGCTCCAGCTGCTGAGCGAGCGGCCGATGCGGCTGGTCGACCCGGACATCCAGAAGTACTTCCGGGACGTCGCCGACCACCTGGCGCGGGTGCAGGAGCAGGTCGTGGGCTTCGACGAGCTGCTGAACTCGATCCTCCAGGCGAACCTGGCGCAGGCCACGGTCGCGCAGAACGAGGACATGCGCAAGATCACCTCATGGGCGGCGATCATCGCCGTGCCGACGGCGGTGTGCGGGGTGTACGGCATGAACTTCGCGTACATGCCGGAGCTCCAGTGGAAGTACGGCTATCCGATGGTGCTGACGGCGATCATCGGCGCGTGCTTCGTGATCCACCGCACGCTGAAGCGCAACGGCTGGCTGTAG
- a CDS encoding magnesium transporter MgtE N-terminal domain-containing protein — protein sequence MAGGAARIFVSHLAGAPVFDPNGDQVGRVRDLVAMLRVGRRPPRVLGLVVEVIGRRRIFLPMTRVTGIESGQVITTGVLNVRRFEQRPTERLVLGELLDRRVRLVDGGDEVTVLDVAMRQLPARRDWEIDRVFVRRGPRGALRRKGETLTVEWSAVTGFSLEEDAQGAETLVATFEQMRPADLANALHHLTPKRRAEVAAALHDDRLADVLEELPEDDQIEILGKLKAERAADVLEAMDPDDAADLLSELPEEEKERLLKLMRPDDAADVRRLMSYEERTAGGLMTTEPIVLRPDATVADALARVRRQDLSPALAAQVYVCRPPEETPTGKFLGTVHFQRLLRDPPFTLVSAIVDTDLEPLSPDTPLPVVTSHLAAYNLVAAPVVDDGGSLLGAVTVDDVLDHLLPEDWRETEYGPEAGQEAAHGA from the coding sequence ATGGCTGGAGGCGCCGCCCGGATCTTCGTCTCGCACCTCGCCGGGGCGCCGGTCTTCGACCCGAACGGCGACCAGGTGGGCCGGGTGCGCGACCTCGTCGCCATGCTCCGCGTGGGGCGGCGCCCGCCCCGCGTGCTGGGGCTGGTCGTCGAGGTGATCGGCCGCCGGCGCATCTTCCTGCCGATGACGCGGGTGACGGGCATCGAGTCGGGCCAGGTCATCACGACGGGCGTGCTCAACGTACGGCGCTTCGAGCAGCGACCCACCGAGCGGCTGGTCCTCGGCGAGCTGCTGGACCGGCGGGTCCGGCTGGTCGACGGCGGTGACGAGGTGACCGTCCTCGACGTGGCGATGCGCCAGCTCCCGGCCCGCCGCGACTGGGAGATCGACCGGGTCTTCGTACGGCGCGGGCCGCGCGGGGCGCTGCGCCGCAAGGGCGAGACGCTGACCGTGGAGTGGTCGGCGGTGACCGGCTTCTCGCTGGAGGAGGACGCGCAGGGCGCGGAGACCCTCGTCGCGACGTTCGAGCAGATGCGCCCGGCCGACCTGGCGAACGCGCTGCACCATCTGACGCCCAAGCGGCGTGCCGAGGTGGCCGCGGCGCTCCACGACGACCGGCTGGCGGACGTGCTGGAGGAGCTGCCGGAGGACGACCAGATCGAGATCCTCGGCAAGCTGAAGGCGGAGCGCGCCGCCGACGTGCTGGAGGCGATGGACCCGGACGACGCCGCGGACCTGCTGTCGGAGCTGCCCGAGGAGGAGAAGGAGCGGCTGCTGAAGCTGATGCGCCCGGACGACGCGGCGGACGTGCGGCGGCTGATGTCGTACGAGGAGCGCACGGCGGGCGGTCTGATGACGACGGAGCCGATCGTGCTGCGCCCGGACGCGACGGTCGCGGACGCCCTGGCCCGGGTCCGCCGGCAGGACCTCTCCCCGGCGCTGGCGGCCCAGGTGTACGTGTGCCGGCCGCCGGAGGAGACGCCGACCGGGAAGTTCCTCGGGACGGTGCACTTCCAGCGGCTGCTGCGGGACCCGCCGTTCACGCTGGTCTCCGCGATCGTGGACACGGACCTGGAGCCGCTGTCCCCGGACACCCCGCTGCCGGTGGTGACGAGTCACCTCGCGGCGTACAACCTGGTCGCGGCGCCGGTGGTGGACGACGGCGGCTCGCTGCTGGGCGCGGTCACCGTGGACGACGTGCTGGACCACCTGCTGCCGGAGGACTGGCGGGAGACCGAGTACGGACCCGAGGCAGGACAGGAGGCCGCGCATGGGGCCTGA
- a CDS encoding NYN domain-containing protein: MNDEDIAQRLERTNELLRRMLAEVAKTPSTHAIFVDAGYVYASAGLLVAGTEDRRSFDLDAEGLIDAFIDTARTIFADSRLLRVYWYDGARRRIHTAEQQAIAELPDVKVRLGNLNANNQQKGVDSLIRSDLESLARHRAISDAALVGGDEDLVSAVEAAQGYGARVHLWGVESAEGRNQAEALLWEVDSSRVFDLDFCRPYVTRRPVTTYENEGEPPPSREDVRSVGAQIAAAWIAERGADTMAGLLPGRPYLPGPVDQDLLVEAERQLSRSLRGHAVLRRALRDGFWQHLQSRF; this comes from the coding sequence ATGAACGACGAGGACATCGCCCAGCGCCTGGAGCGCACCAATGAGCTCCTGCGCCGCATGCTGGCCGAGGTCGCCAAGACGCCGTCGACACACGCCATCTTCGTCGACGCCGGTTACGTCTATGCTTCCGCCGGGTTGCTGGTCGCGGGCACCGAGGACCGGCGCTCCTTCGACCTCGACGCCGAAGGGCTCATCGACGCCTTCATCGACACCGCCCGCACGATCTTCGCGGACAGCAGGCTGCTGCGCGTCTACTGGTACGACGGCGCCCGGCGCCGCATCCACACCGCCGAGCAGCAGGCCATCGCCGAACTCCCCGACGTCAAGGTCCGCCTCGGCAACCTCAACGCCAACAACCAGCAGAAGGGCGTCGACTCCCTCATCCGTTCCGACCTGGAGTCACTGGCCCGGCACCGCGCCATCAGCGACGCCGCGCTGGTCGGCGGCGACGAGGACCTGGTCTCCGCCGTGGAGGCGGCGCAGGGCTACGGCGCGCGCGTCCACCTCTGGGGCGTCGAGTCCGCCGAGGGCCGCAACCAGGCCGAGGCCCTGCTCTGGGAGGTCGACAGCTCCCGCGTCTTCGACCTCGACTTCTGCCGCCCCTACGTCACCCGGCGGCCCGTGACGACGTACGAGAACGAGGGCGAGCCGCCGCCGTCCCGCGAGGACGTCCGGTCCGTGGGGGCGCAGATCGCCGCGGCGTGGATCGCCGAGCGCGGCGCCGACACCATGGCCGGTCTGCTGCCCGGCCGCCCCTACCTGCCCGGCCCCGTCGACCAGGACCTCCTGGTCGAGGCCGAACGGCAGCTGAGCCGGTCCCTGCGCGGGCACGCCGTGCTGCGGCGCGCCCTGCGGGACGGCTTCTGGCAGCACCTTCAGTCGCGCTTCTGA